A genomic window from Diospyros lotus cultivar Yz01 chromosome 2, ASM1463336v1, whole genome shotgun sequence includes:
- the LOC127794781 gene encoding uncharacterized mitochondrial protein AtMg00810-like, with amino-acid sequence MYVDDIVIAGDDKVGIEQLKTHLHSHFQTKNLGRLKYFLGIEVAQFAHNVRLSQRKYIKSAPGKGLLFENKENKYIVGYTNADWAAYPIDRRSTLGYCILFAGNLVS; translated from the exons atgtatgtagatgacattgttattgCAGGAGATGATAAGGTTGGTATTGAGCAGTTGAAGACTCATTTGCATTCTCATTTTCAGACCAAGAATTTGGGCAGGttgaagtattttcttggcattgagGTAGCTCAATTTGCCCATAATGTGCGCctctctcaaaggaa ATACATTAAAAGTGCTCCTGGTAAAGGCTTGTTGTTtgagaacaaagaaaacaagtacATTGTTGGATACACTAATGCAGATTGGGCTGCTTATCCTATAGATAGGCGCTCTACCTTGGGTTACTGTATCTTGTTTGCAGGAAATTTAGTGTCTTGA